The Oncorhynchus nerka isolate Pitt River linkage group LG9a, Oner_Uvic_2.0, whole genome shotgun sequence genome has a segment encoding these proteins:
- the LOC115127849 gene encoding G-protein coupled receptor 22-like, translating to MHILPPLEREEGTMSNVTVTDNAAEPISRTSAPATPYPYPISFQVSLTGFLMLEIVLGLSSNLTVLALYCMKSNLISSVSNIVTMNLHVLDVLVCVCCIPLTMVVLLLSLEGDTALVCCFHEACVSFASVGTAANVLAITLDRYDISVKPANRVLTMGRALALLATIWVLSFLSFLVPFMEVGFFAPGQSELNQTLADVVTVAHTNQYYTELGLYYHLLVQIPIFFFTAVVMLVTYSKILQALNIRIGTRFHTASQKKKARRKKGPSMTVMTSQATDGAMEPSEPSGRALPPMGMRTSVSLIIALRRAVKRHRERRERQKRVFRMSMLIVSTFLLCWTPITALNTVILTVGPSDFTVKLRLGFLVMAYGTTIFHPLLYAFTRQKFQKVLKSKMKKRVVSIIEADPLPNNAVIRNSWIDPKRNKKVTINEDAEARQKCLQSSEDAVE from the exons ATGCATATCCTTCCCCCTCTGGAGAGAGAAGAAGGCACCATGAGCAACGTCACCGTCACCGACAACGCAGCCGAGCCCATCAGCAGAACCAGTGCTCCAGCCACgccctacccctaccccatcTCCTTCCAG GTGTCCCTGACCGGCTTCCTGATGCTGGAGATCGTGCTGGGCCTGAGCTCCAACCTCACCGTGCTGGCCCTGTACTGCATGAAGTCCAACCTGATCTCCTCGGTCTCCAACATCGTCACCATGAACCTTCACGTCCtggatgtgttggtgtgtgtctgcTGCATCCCACTGAccatggtggtgttgttgttgtctctggaGGGGGATACAGCCTTGGTTTGTTGCTTCCACGAGGCCTGCGTGTCGTTCGCTAGTGTCGGCACGGCAGCCAACGTACTCGCCATTACCCTGGACCGGTACGACATCTCTGTGAAACCGGCGAATAGAGTCCTAACGATGGGCCGAGCCCTGGCTCTGCTGGCCACCATTTGGGTGCTGTCGTTCCTCAGTTTCCTGGTGCCTTTCATGGAGGTGGGGTTCTTCGCCCCAGGCCAGTCGGAGCTGAACCAGACTCTAGCGGATGTAGTCACAGTGGcccacaccaaccaatactacaCAGAGTTAGGACTCTACTATCACCTACTGGTCCAGATCCCCATCTTCTTCTTCACTGCTGTTGTGATGCTCGTCACCTATTCCAAGATCCTCCAGGCGCTCAACATCCGCATTGGGACACGCTTTCACACAGCGTCGCAGAAGAAGAAGGCCAGGAGGAAAAAAGGTCCCTCCATGACGGTTATGACGTCACAGGCCACGGACGGGGCCATGGAGCCATCCGAGCCCAGCGGCCGTGCTCTCCCCCCGATGGGCATGCGGACCTCCGTCTCCCTCATCATTGCGTTGAGACGAGCGGTTAAACGCCACCGGGAGCGACGAGAACGCCAGAAACGAGTCTTCAGGATGTCGATGCTCATCGTGTCGACCTTCCTGCTCTGCTGGACTCCCATAACCGCTCTCAACACGGTCATCTTGACCGTAGGCCCTAGCGACTTCACGGTCAAGCTGCGGTTGGGCTTCCTGGTCATGGCATACGGGACGACCATCTTCCATCCGCTTCTCTACGCCTTCACCAGGCAGAAGTTCCAGAAG GTTCTGAAGAGTAAGATGAAGAAGAGGGTGGTGAGCATCATAGAGGCCGACCCGCTGCCCAACAACGCGGTCATACGTAACTCCTGGATTGACCCCAAAAGGAACAAGAAGGTCACCATCAACGAGGACGCCGAGGCCAGGCAAAAATGTCTGCAGTCTTCAGAGGATGCTGTGGAATGA